Genomic DNA from bacterium:
GCGCGACAAGCGCAGCTTCCAGGCGCAGCTCGTCGCCGCCGCGCCGGCGCTCGACATCGCCATCCTGCGGGTCAACGCGCGCGACTTGCCGGCGCTGCCGTTCGGGGACTCCGACAAGCTGTCGGTCGGCGATCTGGTCGTCGCCATCGGCAACCCGTTCGGGCTCGGACAGACGGTCACCGCCGGCATCGTCAGCGCGACCGACCGCGGGCTCGGACCCAATACGCCGCGCTTCATCCAGACCGACGCGCCGATCAACCCGGGCAATTCAGGCGGCCCGCTGATCGACGCGCGCGGTCAGATCATCGGCATCAATTCGGCGCTGATCAGCCCCAACGAAGGCAACGTCGGCATCGGCTTCGCCAT
This window encodes:
- a CDS encoding trypsin-like peptidase domain-containing protein → QFGISDRALQPTMSAGSGVIVDRERGLVITNYHVIEKATRVDVALRDKRSFQAQLVAAAPALDIAILRVNARDLPALPFGDSDKLSVGDLVVAIGNPFGLGQTVTAGIVSATDRGLGPNTPRFIQTDAPINPGNSGGPLIDARGQIIGINSALISPNEGNVGIGFAIPANAVREVLDEAKRRM